In the Candidatus Methylomirabilis sp. genome, GCTCCAGGCCGGAGTCCCGGGCTACCTCGATGAGTTCCTTGATCAAGCCGCTGGCGAGGCCCTTGTGGCGGAAGGAGGGGTGGGCGACCACCCGAACCTTGCCGACGTGGCTCATCCAGCCCCGCTTCTGCTGGTGCAGGGTCGCGTCGGCCACGATCCGGCCGTCGGCCTCGGCCAGGAGCGGCAGGACCTGGCCGTAGTCCAGGCCCCGGATCCAGGAGTCAATCACCGCCTCGTCGGTCACGTCATCCTTCAGAAACAGCCGCTCCTCCTCCGGCACCGCCCGGAAGAAAACCAGGAGCGCCTCCTTGTCGTCCTTTCCCAGGGGGCGGATGATCACGGTGCTCCCGTCCCGGAGCGTCATCTCTCGGGGGTAACGCTCCTCCAGCACATGATGCAGCATGGGGCCCTCCCGCGGCCTTCGCTCGGCCGCCGGCGCTGCGCCGCCGGCGGGACCCATCGCTCCGGCCGGGAGGCGCCCTGCGCCCGTGGGGTATTGATACCACGGGCCCGGCGCAGCGGCAATGAAATTCCCTCAGCCTCCGGGGAGGAGCGAGACGCGGAGCGCCTTCCGCTCGGCGGCAACGGCGAAGGCCTCGTTGATGGCGGAGAGGGGGAAGGTGTGGGAGATGATCCGGTCGAAGGGGTACCGGGTGCCGGCCCGCTGGAGGAGCCCCAGGGCCCGCGGGATGACCCAGGGCTCGTAGACCACCAGCCCCACAATGGTCCGGGAGCCCCGCACCACCTGCCCCGGATCCACCGTGCCGGTGCGTCCGAGGTTGATGTTGCCGATCCAGAGGATGCGCCCGCCCACCCGGGCCATCGCGATCCCCTCCTCGAGGACGGCGGGGGAGCCGCTGACTTCCACGACGAGGTCGGCCCCGTACCCCCCGGTCCGCTCGCGGATCGCGGCGGCCCGCTCCTGCGCCGTGAGGCCGGTCACGTTGAGCGCGGCGTCGGCCCCGAAGGATCTGGCGAGCTCCAGGCGATCC is a window encoding:
- a CDS encoding GNAT family N-acetyltransferase produces the protein MLHHVLEERYPREMTLRDGSTVIIRPLGKDDKEALLVFFRAVPEEERLFLKDDVTDEAVIDSWIRGLDYGQVLPLLAEADGRIVADATLHQQKRGWMSHVGKVRVVAHPSFRHKGLASGLIKELIEVARDSGLELLDAEFMSEQVGPMQTFTRLGFYRVATLPRHVRDQKGKAHDFIVMAYDLVPDDEAFAAQ